One genomic window of Nakamurella panacisegetis includes the following:
- the selD gene encoding selenide, water dikinase SelD, with protein sequence MTARSTLPASSRIRLTQYASGGGCACKIPPGELEEIVRGLTGVGSPDLLVGLDDGDDAAVVRLDDRTAIVHTADFFTPVVDDPYDWGRIAAANALSDVYAMGGRPVVAVNLVGWPRSLLPTELLHEVLRGGLDVAKGAACHVGGGHSIDSPEPLYGMAVTGIVDPNRLLRNDAARAGTPISLTKPLGVGVLNNRHKSTGEVFPQAVASMVALNDRSSQAAVDAGVTAATDVTGFGLLGHLFKMARASGVSAVINSGAVPYLDGASAAVRDGFVSGGTRRNLGWVLPHLTSTVGEDELLLLADAQTSGGLLIAGEIPGAPVIGEFVASEEFTVRVC encoded by the coding sequence ATGACCGCCCGATCGACCCTGCCGGCTTCTTCCCGGATCCGCTTGACCCAGTACGCCAGCGGCGGTGGCTGCGCGTGCAAGATCCCACCTGGGGAGCTGGAGGAGATCGTCCGCGGGCTGACCGGCGTCGGCTCCCCTGACTTGCTGGTCGGCCTCGACGATGGTGACGACGCGGCCGTGGTGCGGTTGGACGACCGGACTGCCATCGTGCACACCGCGGACTTCTTCACGCCGGTCGTCGACGATCCCTACGACTGGGGCCGCATCGCCGCGGCGAATGCCCTTTCCGACGTCTACGCGATGGGCGGCCGACCCGTGGTCGCGGTCAACCTGGTCGGTTGGCCGCGCTCGTTGCTCCCGACAGAGTTGTTGCACGAGGTGCTGCGCGGTGGGTTGGACGTAGCCAAGGGGGCCGCCTGCCACGTCGGCGGCGGCCACAGCATCGACAGCCCGGAGCCGCTCTACGGCATGGCGGTCACCGGCATCGTCGACCCGAATCGGCTGCTGCGCAACGATGCCGCCCGCGCCGGGACGCCGATCAGTCTGACCAAACCGCTAGGGGTCGGAGTGCTGAACAATCGGCACAAGTCGACTGGAGAGGTGTTTCCGCAGGCCGTCGCATCGATGGTCGCCCTCAACGATCGGTCATCACAGGCAGCCGTCGATGCCGGCGTGACCGCGGCGACCGACGTCACCGGGTTCGGTCTCCTTGGCCATCTGTTCAAGATGGCCCGGGCGTCCGGAGTCTCGGCCGTCATCAACTCCGGCGCCGTTCCGTACCTGGATGGGGCGAGCGCCGCCGTCCGCGACGGGTTCGTCAGCGGAGGCACCCGCCGCAATCTGGGTTGGGTCCTCCCTCATCTGACCAGCACGGTCGGCGAGGACGAGTTGTTGCTCCTGGCCGATGCACAGACCAGCGGCGGCCTGCTGATCGCCGGGGAAATCCCGGGGGCGCCGGTGATTGGCGAGTTCGTGGCGTCCGAGGAGTTCACCGTTCGGGTGTGCTGA
- the selA gene encoding L-seryl-tRNA(Sec) selenium transferase, whose protein sequence is MTDPRRAIPRTDTVVNDPRLRSATNRLGSRAVKAVVTEILSQVRAGTVPIDETVQRVLDRLPARASTLTPVINATGVVLHTNLGRACLSAAAVDAVVAASGYVDVEFDLAEGVRASRGRGALDALAIAVPAAESVVVVNNGAAALLLAVTTLAAGREIVISRGEMVEIGDHFRLPDLMTSAGARLREVGTTNRTVLADYAEAIGPDTGCVVKIHPSNFRIEGFTGSVSTAELATLGVDVIADVGSGLLEAEPLLPDEPDVSSALISGAAVVTCSGDKLLGGPQAGLVFGRADVVELMRRHPMARALRCDKLTLAALEATLRGPEPPASRALHVKSDQLRRRAEVVAAGLGATAVPSEGAVGGGGGPGVTLPGWAVALPAELAAVLRVGDPAVVGRIAGGRLLLDLRCVPADQDDALIGAVQQARSRIGLPCT, encoded by the coding sequence ATGACCGACCCACGGCGGGCGATCCCACGCACCGATACGGTGGTGAATGATCCCCGGCTACGGTCAGCCACGAACCGGCTGGGGAGCAGAGCCGTGAAGGCCGTTGTCACGGAGATTCTTTCCCAGGTGAGGGCCGGCACGGTCCCCATCGACGAGACTGTCCAACGAGTGCTCGATCGGCTGCCGGCGCGCGCGTCCACCCTGACGCCCGTGATCAATGCAACCGGAGTGGTGCTCCACACCAACCTCGGCCGGGCCTGTTTGTCGGCAGCCGCAGTGGACGCAGTCGTCGCCGCATCCGGGTACGTCGACGTCGAGTTCGACCTGGCCGAAGGGGTGCGGGCGTCCCGCGGCCGAGGAGCCTTGGACGCCTTGGCCATCGCGGTGCCGGCCGCGGAGTCGGTGGTGGTCGTCAACAACGGCGCCGCTGCCCTCCTGCTGGCCGTCACCACCTTGGCCGCCGGTCGCGAGATCGTCATCAGTCGCGGCGAGATGGTGGAGATCGGGGACCATTTCCGGTTGCCAGACCTGATGACGTCCGCCGGCGCGCGTCTTCGCGAAGTCGGTACCACCAACCGGACGGTCCTCGCCGACTATGCCGAGGCGATCGGTCCGGACACCGGGTGTGTGGTCAAGATCCATCCCAGCAACTTCCGGATCGAAGGCTTCACCGGATCGGTGAGCACGGCCGAGCTGGCCACCCTGGGCGTCGACGTCATCGCCGACGTCGGTAGCGGATTGCTCGAAGCAGAGCCACTCCTGCCGGACGAGCCAGATGTTTCCAGCGCGCTGATTTCGGGTGCGGCCGTCGTGACCTGCAGTGGTGACAAGCTGTTGGGTGGGCCCCAAGCCGGTCTGGTGTTCGGTCGCGCCGATGTCGTCGAGTTGATGCGACGGCACCCGATGGCTCGCGCGTTGCGATGCGACAAGCTCACTCTGGCGGCACTGGAGGCGACCCTGCGAGGTCCGGAGCCCCCGGCATCCCGCGCACTGCACGTGAAGTCGGACCAGCTCCGGCGGCGCGCCGAGGTCGTCGCGGCCGGACTGGGTGCGACGGCTGTTCCATCCGAGGGTGCCGTCGGTGGCGGGGGAGGGCCCGGGGTGACGCTACCCGGTTGGGCGGTTGCGCTCCCGGCGGAACTGGCCGCCGTGCTTCGGGTCGGCGATCCGGCCGTCGTCGGGCGGATCGCCGGCGGGCGCCTCTTGCTCGACCTGCGGTGCGTGCCGGCCGACCAGGACGACGCGCTGATCGGTGCAGTGCAACAAGCTCGAAGTCGTATCGGCCTGCCGTGCACGTGA
- the selB gene encoding selenocysteine-specific translation elongation factor, which yields MHVIATAGHVDHGKSTLVRALTGMEPDRWAEEKARGMTIDLGFAWTTLPQGPTVAFVDVPGHERFIGNMLAGVGAAPAVMMVVGADEGWRAQSAEHLQAVDALGVQHGLLVVTRADLADPGPATVSALAKMAGSSLSAVEAVAVSGRTGAGLDELRDALARMALRLPTPRTDGRVRLWVDRSFSIRGSGTVVTGTLSAGSLAVGDTLHLNGHPVRIRGLQSLGRPQERVDALARVAINLRNVGAREIHRGSALLTPDAWIPTSVVDVRTNVDTPDLPTSLVLHIGSGAFTVRLRQLGQRTARLTTSIPLPLEPGDRGILRDPGQGRIVCGVEVADVAPPEFRRRGAAAARGALLDAIKGPPSLAGEVRRRGAVLARDLERAGIDTTDWKGVRVEGAWLVDPTGWERWADQLVRAVRANDDKYPLHPGLPLEAARRAANLPDGSWLPQLAVDAGLEIRDGRVTRPGSVPSLGPAEAAMRCVEERLRCNPFDVPDRPELQRLKLGRAQLAAAEAAGRIVRLTDDIVLLPQTLTTVMIELARLPQPFSTSAARASMGTTRRVAVPLLEYLDRVGRTKSLSPGSRIVVVRE from the coding sequence GTGCACGTGATCGCCACCGCCGGACACGTCGACCACGGGAAATCGACTCTGGTGCGGGCGTTGACCGGGATGGAACCGGACCGATGGGCGGAGGAAAAGGCCCGCGGGATGACGATCGATCTCGGCTTCGCCTGGACGACGCTTCCGCAGGGTCCGACTGTGGCCTTTGTGGATGTGCCGGGGCACGAGCGATTCATCGGCAACATGCTGGCCGGGGTCGGCGCGGCACCGGCGGTGATGATGGTCGTCGGGGCCGACGAGGGCTGGCGAGCGCAGAGCGCCGAGCACCTGCAAGCTGTGGACGCGCTCGGAGTGCAGCACGGACTGCTGGTGGTCACGCGAGCCGACCTGGCCGATCCGGGGCCGGCGACGGTGAGTGCCTTGGCGAAGATGGCCGGTTCCAGCCTCAGTGCCGTCGAGGCGGTTGCCGTCTCGGGCCGTACCGGCGCGGGTCTGGACGAGCTTCGTGATGCGCTGGCTCGGATGGCGCTTCGACTACCGACGCCGAGGACCGATGGACGGGTGCGTCTCTGGGTGGACCGATCGTTCAGCATCCGGGGCAGTGGAACCGTGGTGACCGGTACGTTGTCCGCCGGGTCCTTGGCCGTCGGCGACACCCTCCACCTGAACGGGCACCCGGTCCGCATTCGTGGCCTGCAGAGTCTGGGCCGGCCGCAGGAGCGGGTGGACGCCCTAGCTCGGGTTGCGATCAATCTGCGGAACGTTGGAGCACGAGAGATCCACCGCGGTTCGGCATTGCTGACGCCCGATGCCTGGATCCCGACGTCAGTGGTCGACGTCCGAACCAACGTCGACACCCCAGACCTGCCGACGAGCCTCGTTCTGCACATCGGCAGCGGCGCGTTCACGGTCCGACTGCGGCAGCTCGGACAGCGAACGGCGCGGCTGACAACGTCAATTCCGCTGCCTTTGGAGCCCGGAGACCGTGGCATCCTTCGGGATCCAGGCCAGGGCCGCATCGTCTGCGGGGTCGAGGTGGCCGATGTGGCGCCGCCGGAGTTCCGCCGGCGGGGCGCCGCGGCCGCGCGGGGAGCCCTCCTCGACGCGATCAAGGGACCGCCGTCACTGGCCGGAGAGGTCAGACGACGTGGGGCGGTCCTCGCGCGAGACCTCGAGCGGGCAGGAATTGACACCACTGATTGGAAGGGCGTGCGTGTCGAGGGGGCCTGGCTGGTCGACCCTACCGGCTGGGAACGCTGGGCCGACCAACTCGTCCGCGCCGTGCGTGCCAACGACGACAAGTACCCACTGCACCCCGGACTTCCGCTGGAAGCCGCACGTCGCGCTGCCAACCTTCCCGACGGTTCGTGGCTTCCCCAGTTGGCTGTAGATGCCGGACTGGAGATCCGGGATGGCCGCGTGACGCGACCCGGGTCGGTTCCGTCACTGGGACCGGCAGAGGCGGCGATGAGGTGCGTGGAGGAACGGCTGCGGTGCAATCCGTTCGACGTGCCCGACCGTCCCGAGCTCCAGCGGTTGAAGCTGGGCCGCGCCCAGTTGGCAGCGGCCGAAGCGGCCGGTCGGATCGTACGACTCACCGACGACATCGTGCTCCTCCCACAGACTCTCACGACCGTCATGATCGAGCTGGCGCGGCTGCCGCAGCCGTTCTCGACCAGCGCCGCTCGCGCATCAATGGGGACCACCAGGCGGGTAGCGGTGCCGCTGCTGGAATATCTGGACCGTGTCGGCCGGACGAAATCGTTGTCGCCAGGGTCGCGGATCGTTGTTGTCAGGGAGTAG